One window from the genome of Cervus elaphus chromosome 8, mCerEla1.1, whole genome shotgun sequence encodes:
- the MAIP1 gene encoding m-AAA protease-interacting protein 1, mitochondrial isoform X1 has translation MALAVCLLPRLLLSRPLPAWAARLRTPGSAEVKPPSSGLCCFCRRRLCSGAAPFPRVSWASAALALSARGPQRPVLSPLEVAATLPTFPSYPRRTYSTEEQPQQRQKTKMIILGFSNPINWVRTRIYSFLIWAYFDQEFSITEFSEGAKQAFAHVSKLLSQCKFDLLEELVAKETLRVLKEKVTSLPDNHKNALAADIDEIVYTSTGDISIYYDEKGRKFVNILVCFWYLTSANIPSEAISGARVFQVKLGDQNVETKQLLSASYEFQREFTQGVKPDWTIARIEHPKLLE, from the exons ATGGCGCTGGCCGTCTGTCTTTTACCCCGCTTGCTACTTTCTCGGCCTCTACCGGCCTGGGCCGCCCGCCTCCGGACTCCCGGTTCGGCCGAGGTGAAGCCCCCATCGTCTGGACTTTGCTGCTTCTGCCGCCGCCGCCTCTGCTCGGGAGCAGCCCCATTTCCTCGAGTCTCTTGGGCCTCCGCGGCCTTGGCCCTGTCTGCTCGGGGTCCTCAGCGTCCCGTGCTCAGCCCCCTGGAAGTCGCCGCAACCCTCCCCACTTTCCCTTCCTACCCCCGGCGAACCTACAGCACCGAGGAGCAGCCCCAGCAGCGTCAGAAAACCAAAATGATCATTCTAGGGTTCTCCAACCCCATCAACTGGGTTCGGACTCGAATTTACTCCTTCCTTATCTGGGCCTATTTCGACCAAGAGTTCAGCATCACAGAGTTCTCAGAAGGAGCGAAGCAG gcttttgcTCATGTGTCCAAATTGCTGTCACAGTGTAAGTTTGATCTATTGGAAGAACTTGTGGCCAAAGAG ACTCTACGTGTATTGAAAGAAAAGGTTACTTCACTACCTGACAACCATAAAAATGCCCTTGCTGCTGACATAGATGAAATTGTGTACACATCAACAGGAGACATCTCCATTTACTATGATGAGAAAG GAAGGAAGTTTGTTAACATCCTGGTGTGCTTTTGGTATCTAACCAGTGCCAACATCCCCAGTGAGGCCATAAGTGGAGCCCGTGTGTTCCAGGTTAAGTTGGGGGATCAGAACGTGGAAACCAAACAGCTTCTTAGTGCAAGCTATGA
- the MAIP1 gene encoding m-AAA protease-interacting protein 1, mitochondrial isoform X2, which yields MALAVCLLPRLLLSRPLPAWAARLRTPGSAEVKPPSSGLCCFCRRRLCSGAAPFPRVSWASAALALSARGPQRPVLSPLEVAATLPTFPSYPRRTYSTEEQPQQRQKTKMIILGFSNPINWVRTRIYSFLIWAYFDQEFSITEFSEGAKQAFAHVSKLLSQCKFDLLEELVAKETLRVLKEKVTSLPDNHKNALAADIDEIVYTSTGDISIYYDEKGSLLTSWCAFGI from the exons ATGGCGCTGGCCGTCTGTCTTTTACCCCGCTTGCTACTTTCTCGGCCTCTACCGGCCTGGGCCGCCCGCCTCCGGACTCCCGGTTCGGCCGAGGTGAAGCCCCCATCGTCTGGACTTTGCTGCTTCTGCCGCCGCCGCCTCTGCTCGGGAGCAGCCCCATTTCCTCGAGTCTCTTGGGCCTCCGCGGCCTTGGCCCTGTCTGCTCGGGGTCCTCAGCGTCCCGTGCTCAGCCCCCTGGAAGTCGCCGCAACCCTCCCCACTTTCCCTTCCTACCCCCGGCGAACCTACAGCACCGAGGAGCAGCCCCAGCAGCGTCAGAAAACCAAAATGATCATTCTAGGGTTCTCCAACCCCATCAACTGGGTTCGGACTCGAATTTACTCCTTCCTTATCTGGGCCTATTTCGACCAAGAGTTCAGCATCACAGAGTTCTCAGAAGGAGCGAAGCAG gcttttgcTCATGTGTCCAAATTGCTGTCACAGTGTAAGTTTGATCTATTGGAAGAACTTGTGGCCAAAGAG ACTCTACGTGTATTGAAAGAAAAGGTTACTTCACTACCTGACAACCATAAAAATGCCCTTGCTGCTGACATAGATGAAATTGTGTACACATCAACAGGAGACATCTCCATTTACTATGATGAGAAAG GAAGTTTGTTAACATCCTGGTGTGCTTTTGGTATCTAA